The proteins below come from a single Clarias gariepinus isolate MV-2021 ecotype Netherlands chromosome 17, CGAR_prim_01v2, whole genome shotgun sequence genomic window:
- the LOC128505689 gene encoding trace amine-associated receptor 13c-like, whose protein sequence is MNTISFQQNLTDEYCYPDNNNSCIKELQSSKGRIFLLFFLSCISMSTVLLNLLVIISISHFKQLHTPTNLLIMSLAVADLLVGLIVMPVNIMDLIDSCWYLGKTMCSLYPVVNYISVTASVGSLVFIAVDRYIAITSPLLYSTRITISKTSLFIVLTWSGAILYNTLFYFFEGHLLHPDKFSQCVGKCVVVQSQSASMADLFISFICPCFTMLFLYLRIFKVARYQVKSISAVECDYAHGHRVKRVNIKAAKTLGIVIFVYLSSWIPFYLNLLSTESLSSMSVVWVVLNWLIYLNSSVNPLIYAIFYPWFRVSVKYIVTCQIFQASSSMFNLFPERF, encoded by the coding sequence ATGAACACCATCAGTTTCCAGCAGAACCTGACCGATGAATATTGCTATCCTGACAACAACAACTCATGCATAAAGGAGCTGCAAAGCAGCAAAGGCAGAATTTTCCTTCTCTTCTTCCTTTCATGCATATCCATGTCCACGGTGCTCCTGAACCTGCTCGTGATTATCTCCATCTCCCACTTTAAACAGCTGCACACTCCAACTAATTTGCTGATCATGTCTCTGGCGGTGGCCGACCTTCTTGTGGGACTCATAGTGATGCCGGTTAATATCATGGACCTAATAGACAGCTGCTGGTACCTCGGGAAAACCATGTGCTCCCTTTATCCCGTGGTTAATTATATTTCTGTCACGGCCTCGGTCGGCAGCCTGGTGTTTATTGCTGTTGATCGTTACATCGCCATCACCAGCCCTCTGCTCTATTCCACCCGAATTACAATTTCTAAAACCTCCTTGTTTATTGTTCTGACCTGGTCAGGCGCTATCCTGTATAACaccctattttattttttcgaGGGTCACCTGCTTCATCCTGACAAATTCAGCCAATGTGTCGGAAAGTGTGTGGTGGTTCAATCTCAATCCGCCTCCATGGCTGACCTGTTCATTTCCTTCATCTGCCCTTGTTTCACCATGTTGTTTTTGTACCTGAGAATTTTTAAAGTGGCCAGATATCAGGTCAAATCCATCAGTGCTGTAGAGTGCGACTATGCACATGGGCACAGGGTCAAAAGAGTAAATATCAAAGCTGCAAAAACCTTGGGCATTGTCATTTTTGTGTATCTTTCAAGCTGGATccctttttatttgaatttgctGTCTACCGAAAGCCTGTCGTCCATGTCAGTGGTGTGGGTCGTGCTCAACTGGCTGATATACCTCAACTCCTCTGTAAACCCCCTGATATACGCCATATTTTACCCCTGGTTCAGAGTGTCTGTTAAGTACATTGTGACATGTCAAATATTCCAGGCTTCTTCCTCCATGTTTAATCTGTTCCCCGAGCGCTTTTAA
- the LOC128505715 gene encoding trace amine-associated receptor 13c-like produces MNTISFQQNLTDEYCYPDNNNSCMKELQSSKGRIFLLFFLSCISLSTVLLNLLVIISISHFKQLHTPTNLLIMSLAVADLLVGLIVMPVNIMDLIDSCWYLGKTMCSLYPVINYILVSASVGSLVFIAVDRYIAITSPLLYSTRITISKTSLFIVLTWSCAILYNTLFYFFEGHLLHPDKFSQCVGKCVVVQSQSASMADLFISFIGPCFTMLFLYLRIFKVARYQVKSISGVESAYAHGHRVKRVNIKAAKTLGIVIFVYLSSWIPFYLDLLSTESLSSMSVMWVVVNWLIYLNSSVNPLIYAIFYPWFRVSVKYIVTCRIFQASSSMFNLFPERF; encoded by the coding sequence ATGAACACCATCAGTTTCCAGCAGAACCTGACCGATGAATATTGCTATCCTGACAACAACAACTCATGCATGAAGGAGCTGCAAAGCAGCAAAGGCAgaattttccttcttttcttcctttcatGCATATCCTTGTCCACGGTGCTCCTGAACCTGCTCGTGATTATCTCCATCTCCCACTTTAAACAGCTGCACACTCCAACCAATTTGCTGATCATGTCTCTGGCGGTGGCCGACCTTCTTGTGGGACTCATAGTGATGCCGGTTAATATCATGGACCTGATAGATAGCTGCTGGTACCTCGGGAAAACCATGTGCTCCCTTTATCCCgtgattaattatattttagtctCAGCCTCGGTCGGCAGCCTGGTGTTCATTGCTGTTGATCGTTACATCGCCATCACCAGCCCTCTGCTCTATTCCACCCGAATTACAATTTCTAAAACCTCCTTGTTTATTGTTCTGACCTGGTCATGCGCTATCCTGTATAACaccctgttttattttttcgaGGGTCACCTGCTTCATCCTGACAAATTCAGCCAATGTGTCGGAAAGTGTGTGGTGGTTCAATCTCAATCCGCCTCCATGGCTGACCTGTTCATTTCCTTCATCGGCCCTTGTTTCACCATGTTGTTTTTGTACCTGAGAATTTTTAAAGTGGCCAGATATCAGGTCAAATCCATCAGTGGTGTAGAGTCCGCCTACGCACATGGGCACAGGGTCAAAAGAGTAAATATCAAAGCTGCAAAAACCTTGGGCATTGTCATTTTTGTGTATCTTTCAAGCTGGATCCCTTTTTATTTGGATTTGCTGTCTACCGAAAGCCTGTCGTCCATGTCAGTGATGTGGGTTGTGGTCAACTGGCTGATATACCTCAACTCCTCTGTAAACCCCCTGATATACGCCATATTTTACCCCTGGTTCAGAGTGTCTGTTAAGTACATTGTGACATGTCGAATATTCCAGGCTTCTTCCTCCATGTTTAATCTGTTCCCCGAGCGCTTTTAA